The proteins below come from a single Rosa rugosa chromosome 2, drRosRugo1.1, whole genome shotgun sequence genomic window:
- the LOC133733093 gene encoding 3'-5' exonuclease-like yields MAISIVDHELPYDTHNLYDVTFYDDQIHTLVTHSAPMVESWLSEIMPIINENPIVGLDVEWRPNFNSNSDHPIATLQLCVDHRCLIFQLIHAQNIPQSLFDFLANGSYKFVGAGIQNDTEKLLLDYDLKVTNTVNLGALAATKLGKELKNAGLKGLSKEVLRKELQKPKKVTLSRWDNEWLTFNQVQYACIDAFISSEIGRQLTAMA; encoded by the coding sequence ATGGCCATCAGCATAGTAGACCACGAATTGCCATACGACACCCACAATCTCTACGATGTAACATTTTACGATGATCAAATCCACACCCTAGTCACTCACAGCGCACCCATGGTGGAATCCTGGCTCTCTGAAATCATGCCCATAATCAATGAAAACCCAATTGTAGGCCTGGACGTGGAGTGGCGTCCTAATTTTAACAGCAACAGCGACCACCCAATTGCGACCTTGCAGCTTTGTGTGGACCATCGTTGCCTCATCTTCCAACTCATCCACGCCCAGAACATCCCACAATCACTCTTTGATTTTCTTGCTAATGGCAGTTACAAATTTGTGGGTGCTGGGATCCAGAATGATACAGAGAAGCTCCTTCTGGACTATGACTTGAAGGTGACCAATACTGTTAATCTTGGGGCTTTGGCAGCGACTAAATTGGGTAAGGAGTTGAAGAATGCTGGGTTGAAGGGCCTGTCTAAAGAGGTGCTTAGGAAGGAGCTCCAGAAGCCTAAAAAGGTGACATTGAGTAGGTGGGATAATGAGTGGCTCACTTTTAATCAGGTTCAGTatgcttgtattgatgcttttaTTTCCTCTGAGATTGGGAGGCAGTTAACTGCCATGGCTTGA
- the LOC133732192 gene encoding taxadiene 5-alpha hydroxylase-like isoform X1 produces MAFIAVIAVTLVVAFLLSKILSKGRRESKNLPGGSLGYPLIGETLSFLQAQKQDRGPQWLEERTAKHGPVFKTCLMGSPTVIVIGQAGNKFILGAEDDVLAAKQPPTLLAIGGKQSIFELTGSRYRLVKGAMVSFLKPESLQNYINQMDKLIKTMLLKETENKDTIKAVVTMKKLTFNIASSILFGIKDENTRGVLFEDFSLAFKATWSLPINFPGTVYRRGLRARARIVDSILPILKERREEISKGNLSPTSDVFSSFLALRDENQEPVSDDLIMDNYVTLMIASHDTTAILLSLMIWKLSTDSEIYKKVLQEQIDITSKREGEEDRLTWQEIQKMKYTWRVAQELMRMIPPVFGSFRKILKDTQYGGYDIPKGWQVFWAAYGTHMNKEVFDKPTEFDPSRFENSSKPIPPYAYIPFGGGIHTCPGNEFARVEVLTTIHNLVTMFEWSQVYPEEKITRQPMPYPSMGLPIKIKPRIPKFV; encoded by the exons ATGGCTTTCATTGCAGTAATTGCAGTCACTTTGGTTGTAGCCTTCCTCCTTTCGAAGATTCTGTCCAAGGGTCGCCGAGAAAGCAAAAATCTCCCGGGAGGTTCTCTGGGGTATCCCTTAATAGGAGAGACATTAAGCTTTCTTCAAGCACAGAAGCAAGATCGAGGTCCTCAATGGCTGGAAGAAAGAACAGCAAAACATGGGCCAGTGTTCAAAACGTGTTTGATGGGTTCCCCAACTGTGATTGTTATAGGTCAAGCAGGGAACAAGTTTATACTTGGTGCTGAAGATGATGTTCTTGCTGCCAAACAACCTCCCACCTTGTTAGCCATTGGAGGAAAACAGAGTATATTTGAACTTACAGGATCAAG GTACAGGTTGGTAAAGGGAGCAATGGTGAGCTTCTTGAAGCCTGAAAGTCTTCAAAACTACATCAACCAGATGGACAAATTAATCAAGACCATGTTactaaaagaaacagaaaacaaagacaCCATAAAGGCTGTGGTCACCATGAAGAAGCTTACATTTAACATAGCATCAAGCATCCTTTTTGGTATCAAGGATGAGAACACCAGGGGGGTCTTGTTTGAGGACTTTTCATTAGCCTTCAAAGCAACTTGGTCTCTTCCTATTAATTTCCCTGGTACTGTTTATCGGCGAGGCCTAAGAGCTAGGGCAAGAATTGTGGATTCGATTTTGCCAATACTAAAGGAGAGAAGGGAGGAAATTTCAAAGGGGAATTTAAGCCCTACAAGTGATGTGTTTTCTAGCTTTCTAGCTTTGAGAGATGAAAACCAAGAACCAGTTTCTGATGATCTGATTATGGATAATTATGTCACCTTGATGATAGCCAGTCATGACACAACAGCCATTCTTCTTAGCCTTATGATATGGAAGCTGTCCACAGACTCTGAGATCTACAAAAAAGTTTTACAAG AACAAATAGACATTACAAGtaagagagagggagaagaaGATAGGCTAACATGGCAGGAGATACAAAAGATGAAATACACATGGAGAGTTGCACAAGAGTTGATGAGGATGATTCCTCCTGTGTTTGGAAGCTTTAGAAAAATACTCAAAGACACTCAATATGGTGGCTACGACATTCCCAAAGGATGGCAG GTGTTTTGGGCGGCCTATGGAACTCACATGAACAAAGAAGTATTTGACAAACCCACAGAGTTTGATCCATCGAGATTTGAAAACTCATCAAAGCCAATTCCTCCCTATGCTTATATTCCATTTGGAGGTGGCATTCACACTTGCCCTGGAAACGAGTTTGCTAGAGTTGAAGTCCTCACAACCATCCACAATTTGGTGACAATGTTTGAGTGGTCACAGGTGTACCCTGAGGAAAAGATAACCCGTCAACCAATGCCATATCCATCCATGGGTCTCCCAATCAAGATCAAACCAAGAATTCCTAAATTTGTATAA
- the LOC133731521 gene encoding B3 domain-containing transcription repressor VAL2-like, with product MATKICMNVSCGTSNTHEWKNGWPLRSGGFAHLCYKCGAAYEKSVFCDTFHLGETGWRDCSSCHKPLHCGCVASRSLYECLDYGGVGCIACANSSQPRVIQRNDVLNGFGGLTLSNASDRKSTSVEYRAVGDTVDEGKFLQLCGTVDEGKLLQLCKIMEANESTLLPQSPTGEESVFLESNLLPRPQRDDISESLGQTKGQEVIHQIGEVSTGFFSATQSSIGSLTFAQSDNGRTMLEVNHMSIPSSQPSLSMSLGAPSATPNFIQPFSGGHVDIRDQSKSPSAFQQVQKPRPILPRPLKPALPISSETNKGARIARPPAEGRGKNQLLPRYWPRITDQELQKLSGALNSTIVPLFEKVLSASDAGRIGRLVLPKACAEAYFPPISQSEGLPLRIQDVKGNEWTFQFRFWPNNNSRMYVLEGVTPCIQSMRLQAGDTVTFSRIDPGNKLVIGFRKASQSVNMQGPQTSVLPNGTPGETSFSSENLAAGSGDSSLFHMNKGSKDPHLNSPSDHHLAEWDTYMQKSENGHRTSEDLLQPVSNSEKKRTRNIGPKIKRLLMHSEDVLELRLTWEEAQDLLRPPPSVKPSIVTIEDFEFEEYDEPPVFGKRSIFTAGPSKRQEQWAQCDNCSKWRKLPVDVLLPPKWTCSDNSWDSSRCSCTAPEEMSPKQLDNLLSSSLSLKGLKKRRKIIEKKEAEEQEPSGLDALASAAILGDNVRDSGEQLVGATTKHPRHRPGCTCIVCIQPPSGKGKHKPSCKCNVCLTVKRRFTTMMQRKNEKRQLEREAENSQRKNDKHKDESEVKGTTSGDTALHMNHSAENSQRNNNNHKDESEMNGTTSGDAALHRNHSSENGASSSHSRTQADAAESSSARQIDLNCEPFGLFRNPTLQDLLKLAKAASAARPLEKYTNENSLRTMMCEEQAGLASCSLTQANGDNERRLPNEAHISSVAWDCPSIGDKVYREPDLD from the exons ATGGCGACCAAGATTTGCATGAATGTTTCGTGTGGGACGAGCAATACGCATGAATGGAAGAATGGCTGGCCTTTGCGATCTGGTGGATTTGCCCATCTCTGCTACAAGTGTGG AGCTGCATATGAGAAGTCAGTTTTCTGCGATACATTTCATTTAGGGGAAACGGGTTGGAGGGACTGCAGTTCGTGCCACAAG CCTCTCCACTGTGGATGCGTAGCCTCTAGGTCATTATATGAGTGCCTGGATTACGGGGGTGTAGGGTGCATTGCCTGTGCAAACAGTTCTCAACCTCGTGTG ATCCAGAGGAATGATGTCCTGAATGGTTTTGGTGGACTGACATTAAGTAATGCTAGTGaccgaaaatccacttctgtTGAATATAGAGCGGTTGGTGATACAGTTGATGAGGGAAAATTTTTGCAATTGTGTGGTACTGTTGATGAGGGAAAACTTTTGCAATTATGCAAGATCATGGAGGCTAATGAGTCCACCCTTTTGCCTCAATCTCCGACAGGTGAAGAAAGTGTGTTTCTTGAATCCAATCTTTTGCCTCGACCTCAGAGAGATGATATAAGTGAATCCCTCGGCCAAACCAAAGGACAGGAAGTCATTCATCAAATAGGAGAAGTTAGCACAGGATTTTTTAGTGCCACCCAGTCGTCTATTGGATCGTTAACATTTGCCCAATCAGACAACGGCAGAACAATGTTAGAGGTCAACCATATGAGTATACCATCCTCTCAGCCATCTTTGAGTATGTCTTTGGGTGCCCCATCTGCAACTCCAAATTTCATACAACCCTTTTCTGGGGGGCATGTGGATATAAGAGACCAGAGTAAGTCACCTTCTGCCTTCCAACAGGTGCAAAAACCTCGTCCTATTTTGCCCAGACCTTTGAAACCTGCCCTCCCTATAAGTTCAGAGACAAATAAAGGTGCGCGCATTGCAAGACCACCTGCTGAAGGACGGGGGAAGAATCAGTTACTTCCCCGATACTGGCCGCGGATTACTGATCAAGAGCTGCAGAAGTTATCGGGAGC TTTGAATTCTACTATTGTGCCACTGTTTGAGAAAGTGCTGAGTGCTAGTGATGCGGGTCGAATTGGTCGCTTGGTTCTCCCAAAAGCATGTGCTGAG GCATATTTTCCTCCTATTTCTCAATCAGAAGGCCTTCCTCTAAGGATTCAAGATGTGAAGGGAAATGAATGGACGTTTCAATTCAGATTTTGGCCAAATAATAATAGCAGGATGTATGTTTTAGAAGGTGTGACACCTTGCATACAATCAATGCGACTGCAAGCTGGCGATACTG TGACATTCAGTCGGATAGATCCTGGAAACAAACTTGTCATAGGGTTTCGAAAGGCATCACAATCTGTAAACATGCAG GGACCCCAAACGTCTGTCCTTCCAAATGGCACACCTGGGGAAACTTCCTTTTCTAGTGAGAATCTGGCTGCAGGAAGTGGTGACTCTAGTCTTTTCCATATGAATAAAGGAAGCAAGGATCCTCACCTAAATTCTCCATCAGACCATCATTTGGCTGAGTGGGATACGTATATGCAGAAAAGTGAGAATGGTCACAGAACAAGTGAGGATTTGCTGCAGCCAGTGTCGAATTCTGAGAAAAAGAGGACCCGGAACATTGGGCCTAAAATTAAGAGATTGCTCATGCATAGTGAAGATGTTCTGGAGCTGAGGCTGACATGGGAAGAAGCACAGGACTTGCTTCGTCCACCGCCAAGCGTCAAACCAAGCATTGTCACTATTGaagattttgaatttgaagagTATGAT GAGCCCCCAGTTTTTGGAAAGAGATCTATATTCACTGCTGGGCCATCTAA GAGACAGGAACAGTGGGCTCAGTGTGATAATTGCTCCAAGTGGAGGAAATTGCCTGTCGacgttcttcttcctccaaagtGGACATGCTCAGACAATTCCTGGGATTCAAGCAG GTGCTCGTGTACTGCACCAGAGGAGATGAGCCCAAAGCAATTGGATAATCTTCTGAGTTCATCTCTATCCCTTAAAG GTTTGAAGAAGAGACGAAAAATCATAGAGAAGAAAGAAGCTGAAGAACAAGAGCCTTCTGGCTTGGATGCCCTGGCTAGTGCTGCTATTCTGGGAGATAATGTGCGTGACTCAGGCGAGCAATTAGTTGGAGCCACCACCAAACATCCCCGTCACCGCCCTGGTTGTACTTGCATAGTGTGTATTCAACCCCCAAGCGGGAAGGGCAAGCACAAGCCATCATGCAAATGCAATGTGTGCTTGACAGTGAAACGGCGCTTTACAACCATGATGCAGCGGAAGAATGAGAAGCGTCAATTAGAACGCGAAGCAGAGAATTCCCAGAGGAAGAATGACAAACACAAGGATGAATCAGAAGTGAAAGGCACCACATCGGGAGATACTGCGTTGCATATGAATCACTCAGCAGAGAATTCCCAGAGGAACAATAACAACCACAAGGATGAATCAGAAATGAATGGCACCACGTCAGGAGATGCTGCATTGCATAGGAATCACTCATCGGAGAATGGAGCCAGCAGCAGCCATAGCAGAACTCAAGCAGATGCTGCTGAAAGTTCCAGTGCCAGACAAATTGACCTGAATTGCGAACCCTTCGGTTTGTTTAGGAACCCCACACTTCAAGATCTCTTGAAGCTTGCTAAAGCTGCCTCCGCGGCCCGACCATTGGAGAAGTACACAAACGAAAATTCCCTCAGAACCATGATGTGCGAGGAACAAGCTGGTCTTGCTTCTTGTTCACTTACACAAGCCAATGGTGACAATGAGAGACGACTGCCTAATGAAGCTCACATTTCATCTGTGGCATGGGACTGCCCAAGTATAGGTGATAAGGTTTACCGTGAGCCTGATTTAGACTGA
- the LOC133733092 gene encoding uncharacterized protein LOC133733092: MGDKATLAKARKELEDMYEGIPDDSVNLTFQDFADLSISTTADKIKPTHTLESISKLKSPNPMAKLPSLDFNRALQASKNNHRINEDVVDPYSGHHHHLHHQNNHHHLDANSHRGHAGPGGHRYGGGDHQGHNFNHHMMSGHGGVEMSSISMAASTTYDHHDVSGVSMASTAMHQQDRGGRRRPGVPHSNICTICSTYIYIFRHRCLVCGRVYCRQCVMVGMGEMTEGRKCAQCLGRRFSQRYIQRAGKVGCCSRYPSEVKQAELKWAEKGPRRYGGNGPYGHSTMGTPRSKSPVTPRTPRTPIRAHVPPSPGPNSFVTSSSYSPYSPSHHHLPF, translated from the exons ATGGGGGACAAGGCAACATTAGCAAAGGCAAGAAAGGAGCTTGAAGATATGTATGAAGGCATACCAGATGACTCAGTGAACCTCACTTTCCAAGACTTTGCAGACCTCAGTATAAGCACTACTGCAGACAAGATAAAACCCACTCACACTTTGGAATCCATTTCCAAACTCAAGTCCCCGAACCCCATGGCCAAACTTCCCAGCCTCGATTTCAACAGAGCCTTGCAAGCATCCAAGAACAACCACCGCATCAACGAAGACGTTGTTGACCCCTACAgtggtcatcatcatcatcttcatcaccaGAACAATCACCACCACCTTGACGCTAACAGTCACCGCGGCCATGCAGGCCCGGGTGGCCATCGATACGGTGGTGGTGATCACCAAGGCCATAACTTTAATCATCATATGATGAGTGGTCATGGAGGAGTGGAGATGAGTAGCATAAGCATGGCTGCTAGTACTACTTATGATCATCATGATGTGAGCGGCGTAAGCATGGCTTCGACTGCCATGCACCAGCAAGATAGAGGTGGAAGACGAAGGCCTGGGGTTCCTCACTCCAATATCTGCACCATTTGTAGTACCTACATCTATATTTTCCGCCATCGCTGCCTG GTTTGTGGAAGAGTGTATTGCAGGCAATGTGTGATGGTAGGGATGGGAGAAATGACAGAAGGTAGAAAATGCGCCCAGTGTCTAGGGAGGCGATTTAGCCAAAG GTACATACAAAGAGCAGGAAAGGTTGGATGTTGTTCAAGGTACCCTAGCGAGGTGAAGCAAGCAGAGCTCAAGTGGGCCGAGAAAGGGCCCAGAAGGTATGGTGGAAATGGGCCTTACGGTCACAGCACCATGGGAACACCCAGATCAAAAAGCCCAGTAACTCCAAGAACTCCACGGACCCCAATCAGGGCCCATGTTCCTCCTAGTCCTGGCCCAAATTCCTTTGTCACCAGTTCATCATACTCTCCTTATTCTCCCAGTCACCACCACCTCCCTTTCTAG
- the LOC133732192 gene encoding taxane 10-beta-hydroxylase-like isoform X2 — translation MAFIAVIAVTLVVAFLLSKILSKGRRESKNLPGGSLGYPLIGETLSFLQAQKQDRGPQWLEERTAKHGPVFKTCLMGSPTVIVIGQAGNKFILGAEDDVLAAKQPPTLLAIGGKQSIFELTGSRGQDLHSCSTFCTASFQAFLWRSDLLPYRLVKGAMVSFLKPESLQNYINQMDKLIKTMLLKETENKDTIKAVVTMKKLTFNIASSILFGIKDENTRGVLFEDFSLAFKATWSLPINFPGTVYRRGLRARARIVDSILPILKERREEISKGNLSPTSDVFSSFLALRDENQEPVSDDLIMDNYVTLMIASHDTTAILLSLMIWKLSTDSEIYKKVLQEQIDITSKREGEEDRLTWQEIQKMKYTWRVAQELMRMIPPVFGSFRKILKDTQYGGYDIPKGWQVFWAAYGTHMNKEVFDKPTEFDPSRFENSSKPIPPYAYIPFGGGIHTCPGNEFARVEVLTTIHNLVTMFEWSQVYPEEKITRQPMPYPSMGLPIKIKPRIPKFV, via the exons ATGGCTTTCATTGCAGTAATTGCAGTCACTTTGGTTGTAGCCTTCCTCCTTTCGAAGATTCTGTCCAAGGGTCGCCGAGAAAGCAAAAATCTCCCGGGAGGTTCTCTGGGGTATCCCTTAATAGGAGAGACATTAAGCTTTCTTCAAGCACAGAAGCAAGATCGAGGTCCTCAATGGCTGGAAGAAAGAACAGCAAAACATGGGCCAGTGTTCAAAACGTGTTTGATGGGTTCCCCAACTGTGATTGTTATAGGTCAAGCAGGGAACAAGTTTATACTTGGTGCTGAAGATGATGTTCTTGCTGCCAAACAACCTCCCACCTTGTTAGCCATTGGAGGAAAACAGAGTATATTTGAACTTACAGGATCAAG GGGACAGGACTTGCATAGTTGCAGCACTTTTTGTACCGCCTCTTTTCAGGCATTTTTATGGAGATCAGATTTACTCCC GTACAGGTTGGTAAAGGGAGCAATGGTGAGCTTCTTGAAGCCTGAAAGTCTTCAAAACTACATCAACCAGATGGACAAATTAATCAAGACCATGTTactaaaagaaacagaaaacaaagacaCCATAAAGGCTGTGGTCACCATGAAGAAGCTTACATTTAACATAGCATCAAGCATCCTTTTTGGTATCAAGGATGAGAACACCAGGGGGGTCTTGTTTGAGGACTTTTCATTAGCCTTCAAAGCAACTTGGTCTCTTCCTATTAATTTCCCTGGTACTGTTTATCGGCGAGGCCTAAGAGCTAGGGCAAGAATTGTGGATTCGATTTTGCCAATACTAAAGGAGAGAAGGGAGGAAATTTCAAAGGGGAATTTAAGCCCTACAAGTGATGTGTTTTCTAGCTTTCTAGCTTTGAGAGATGAAAACCAAGAACCAGTTTCTGATGATCTGATTATGGATAATTATGTCACCTTGATGATAGCCAGTCATGACACAACAGCCATTCTTCTTAGCCTTATGATATGGAAGCTGTCCACAGACTCTGAGATCTACAAAAAAGTTTTACAAG AACAAATAGACATTACAAGtaagagagagggagaagaaGATAGGCTAACATGGCAGGAGATACAAAAGATGAAATACACATGGAGAGTTGCACAAGAGTTGATGAGGATGATTCCTCCTGTGTTTGGAAGCTTTAGAAAAATACTCAAAGACACTCAATATGGTGGCTACGACATTCCCAAAGGATGGCAG GTGTTTTGGGCGGCCTATGGAACTCACATGAACAAAGAAGTATTTGACAAACCCACAGAGTTTGATCCATCGAGATTTGAAAACTCATCAAAGCCAATTCCTCCCTATGCTTATATTCCATTTGGAGGTGGCATTCACACTTGCCCTGGAAACGAGTTTGCTAGAGTTGAAGTCCTCACAACCATCCACAATTTGGTGACAATGTTTGAGTGGTCACAGGTGTACCCTGAGGAAAAGATAACCCGTCAACCAATGCCATATCCATCCATGGGTCTCCCAATCAAGATCAAACCAAGAATTCCTAAATTTGTATAA